The following proteins come from a genomic window of Larimichthys crocea isolate SSNF chromosome XV, L_crocea_2.0, whole genome shotgun sequence:
- the tspy gene encoding testis specific protein Y-linked isoform X1 has translation MSEVTDCKQSADSASRKRCPSPDHHRHDDGEGSTIPCKSTKVSDESNEALTESCKNNSEAESKAGQVKEAAAVVVQTEPGSDSQQLPVNNSKTDDGNAEKPHSSGAQQRSADTKTKPGPSAPLDQSDSAAIAAAEALASLTGGDGEDSQETPCSSEKAKQVKQGSRFKQRGAHHQSSKAGSKTQAAAADSSTSVHSTDREDADDMPEADEGDESISGSSSTPSSSFPSDNEDNDDGECAIVSVKMAPEMRQSVALLAQVQMRLEALEKKSARLHQRLELKISRQRRPHLDQRSSIAKTIPGFWVTALLNHPHLSAHIDETDEDALSYMTDLEIESFKNNKLGYRIRFHFRRNPYFQNNIIMKELHLGMGGSPMSFSNPILWHRGQNLTAHSEPRKSSRGVYQTFFSWFSDHSNPGQDDVAQILKDDLYRDPLRYYLTPLWEPRENGSGGSGARAADNGNGDECVVISDSDDEPGEEAGEAEQGHSREEEEEEEEEEEEEEDEEGEEERGPSAGNISSSDESPEEDDDGGEIVIDGSDDSEQDEEEGEEEA, from the exons ATGAGTGAGGTGACGGACTGCAAACAGTCCGCTGACTCCGCGTCGAGGAAGCGGTGTCCGTCCCCGGACCACCACCGCCACGATGATGGAGAAGGCAGCACGATCCCCTGCAAGTCCACAAAAGTAAGCGACGAGTCCAACGAGGCGCTGACGGAAAGTTGTAAAAACAACAGCGAAGCCGAGAGTAAAGCCGGACAGgtgaaagaagcagcagctgttgtcGTGCAAACGGAGCCGGGTTCAGACAGTCAACAGCTGCCCGTCAACAACTCCAAGACTGATGATGGCAACGCGGAGAAACCACACTCCTCAGGTGCACAACAGAGATCTGCTGACACAAAGACTAAACCGGGTCCCTCAGCTCCCCTGGACCAGTCCGACTCAGCGGCCATAGCAGCTGCTGAAGCACTTGCCAGTCTCACGGGAGGAGACGGGGAAGACAGCCAAGAGACTCCTTGCTCATCTGAAAAGGCCAAACAGGTGAAACAGGGGAGCAGGTTCAAACAGCGAGGGGCCCACCACCAGTCCTCCAAGGCGGGCTCCAAAACGCAGGCGGCTGCTGCGGACAGCTCCACGTCTGTGCACAGCACCGACCGAGAGGATGCGGATGACATGCCAGAAGCGGACGAGGGCGACGAATCCATATCTGGATCGTCCTCCACTCCGAGCTCCTCGTTCCCGTCGGACAATGAGGACAATGACGACGGGGAGTGTGCCATCGTGTCCGTTAAGATGGCCCCGGAGATGAGGCAGTCGGTGGCTCTCTTGGCGCAGGTTCAGATGAGGCTGGAAGCTCTGGAGAAGAAGAGCGCCCGGCTCCACCAACGGCTGGAGCTGAAGATCAGTCGTCAGCGGCGCCCACATCTGGATCAGCGCAGCTCCATCGCCAAAACCATCCCCGGTTTCTGGGTGACAGCT CTGTTGAACCACCCACATCTCTCGGCTCACATCGACGAGACGGATGAAGATGCTCTTAGTTACATGACCGATCTTGAG ATCGAGTCCTTCAAGAATAATAAACTAGGCTACAGGATCCGTTTCCACTTCAGACGAAACCCGTACTTCCAGAACAACATCATCATGAAGGAGCTGCACCTCGGCATGGGAG GATCTCCCATGTCGTTCTCCAACCCCATCCTGTGGCACCGTGGACAGAACCTGACGGCCCACAGCGAACCCAGGAAGTCGTCGCGCGGCGTCTACCAGACCTTTTTCAGCTGGTTCAGCGACCATAGCAACCCAGGGCAAGATGATGTAGCACAG ATACTTAAGGACGATCTGTACAGAGACCCTCTGAGATACTACCTCACTCCGCTCTGGGAACCGAGGGAGAACGGCAg tggTGGCAGTGGGGCCCGAGCAGCTGACAACGGTAATGGAGACGAGTGCGTGGTGATCTCCGATTCGGATGATGAGCCCGGCGAGGAAGCGGGCGAGGCCGAACAAGGTCACAGtcgggaggaagaagaagaagaggaagaggaggaggaggaggaagaagatgaagaaggagaggaagagaggggaccAAGTGCTG GAAATATCTCCTCCTCAGATGAGAGCccagaggaggatgatgatggtggagaaATTGTGATTGACG GTTCTGATGACAGCGagcaggacgaggaggagggcgaggaggaggCCTGA
- the tspy gene encoding testis specific protein Y-linked isoform X2: MSEVTDCKQSADSASRKRCPSPDHHRHDDGEGSTIPCKSTKVSDESNEALTESCKNNSEAESKAGQVKEAAAVVVQTEPGSDSQQLPVNNSKTDDGNAEKPHSSGAQQRSADTKTKPGPSAPLDQSDSAAIAAAEALASLTGGDGEDSQETPCSSEKAKQVKQGSRFKQRGAHHQSSKAGSKTQAAAADSSTSVHSTDREDADDMPEADEGDESISGSSSTPSSSFPSDNEDNDDGECAIVSVKMAPEMRQSVALLAQVQMRLEALEKKSARLHQRLELKISRQRRPHLDQRSSIAKTIPGFWVTALLNHPHLSAHIDETDEDALSYMTDLEIESFKNNKLGYRIRFHFRRNPYFQNNIIMKELHLGMGGSPMSFSNPILWHRGQNLTAHSEPRKSSRGVYQTFFSWFSDHSNPGQDDVAQILKDDLYRDPLRYYLTPLWEPRENGSGGSGARAADNGNGDECVVISDSDDEPGEEAGEAEQGHSREEEEEEEEEEEEEEDEEGEEERGPSADESPEEDDDGGEIVIDGSDDSEQDEEEGEEEA; this comes from the exons ATGAGTGAGGTGACGGACTGCAAACAGTCCGCTGACTCCGCGTCGAGGAAGCGGTGTCCGTCCCCGGACCACCACCGCCACGATGATGGAGAAGGCAGCACGATCCCCTGCAAGTCCACAAAAGTAAGCGACGAGTCCAACGAGGCGCTGACGGAAAGTTGTAAAAACAACAGCGAAGCCGAGAGTAAAGCCGGACAGgtgaaagaagcagcagctgttgtcGTGCAAACGGAGCCGGGTTCAGACAGTCAACAGCTGCCCGTCAACAACTCCAAGACTGATGATGGCAACGCGGAGAAACCACACTCCTCAGGTGCACAACAGAGATCTGCTGACACAAAGACTAAACCGGGTCCCTCAGCTCCCCTGGACCAGTCCGACTCAGCGGCCATAGCAGCTGCTGAAGCACTTGCCAGTCTCACGGGAGGAGACGGGGAAGACAGCCAAGAGACTCCTTGCTCATCTGAAAAGGCCAAACAGGTGAAACAGGGGAGCAGGTTCAAACAGCGAGGGGCCCACCACCAGTCCTCCAAGGCGGGCTCCAAAACGCAGGCGGCTGCTGCGGACAGCTCCACGTCTGTGCACAGCACCGACCGAGAGGATGCGGATGACATGCCAGAAGCGGACGAGGGCGACGAATCCATATCTGGATCGTCCTCCACTCCGAGCTCCTCGTTCCCGTCGGACAATGAGGACAATGACGACGGGGAGTGTGCCATCGTGTCCGTTAAGATGGCCCCGGAGATGAGGCAGTCGGTGGCTCTCTTGGCGCAGGTTCAGATGAGGCTGGAAGCTCTGGAGAAGAAGAGCGCCCGGCTCCACCAACGGCTGGAGCTGAAGATCAGTCGTCAGCGGCGCCCACATCTGGATCAGCGCAGCTCCATCGCCAAAACCATCCCCGGTTTCTGGGTGACAGCT CTGTTGAACCACCCACATCTCTCGGCTCACATCGACGAGACGGATGAAGATGCTCTTAGTTACATGACCGATCTTGAG ATCGAGTCCTTCAAGAATAATAAACTAGGCTACAGGATCCGTTTCCACTTCAGACGAAACCCGTACTTCCAGAACAACATCATCATGAAGGAGCTGCACCTCGGCATGGGAG GATCTCCCATGTCGTTCTCCAACCCCATCCTGTGGCACCGTGGACAGAACCTGACGGCCCACAGCGAACCCAGGAAGTCGTCGCGCGGCGTCTACCAGACCTTTTTCAGCTGGTTCAGCGACCATAGCAACCCAGGGCAAGATGATGTAGCACAG ATACTTAAGGACGATCTGTACAGAGACCCTCTGAGATACTACCTCACTCCGCTCTGGGAACCGAGGGAGAACGGCAg tggTGGCAGTGGGGCCCGAGCAGCTGACAACGGTAATGGAGACGAGTGCGTGGTGATCTCCGATTCGGATGATGAGCCCGGCGAGGAAGCGGGCGAGGCCGAACAAGGTCACAGtcgggaggaagaagaagaagaggaagaggaggaggaggaggaagaagatgaagaaggagaggaagagaggggaccAAGTGCTG ATGAGAGCccagaggaggatgatgatggtggagaaATTGTGATTGACG GTTCTGATGACAGCGagcaggacgaggaggagggcgaggaggaggCCTGA
- the tspy gene encoding testis specific protein Y-linked isoform X3 yields the protein MSEVTDCKQSADSASRKRCPSPDHHRHDDGEGSTIPCKSTKVSDESNEALTESCKNNSEAESKAGQVKEAAAVVVQTEPGSDSQQLPVNNSKTDDGNAEKPHSSGAQQRSADTKTKPGPSAPLDQSDSAAIAAAEALASLTGGDGEDSQETPCSSEKAKQVKQGSRFKQRGAHHQSSKAGSKTQAAAADSSTSVHSTDREDADDMPEADEGDESISGSSSTPSSSFPSDNEDNDDGECAIVSVKMAPEMRQSVALLAQVQMRLEALEKKSARLHQRLELKISRQRRPHLDQRSSIAKTIPGFWVTALLNHPHLSAHIDETDEDALSYMTDLEIESFKNNKLGYRIRFHFRRNPYFQNNIIMKELHLGMGGSPMSFSNPILWHRGQNLTAHSEPRKSSRGVYQTFFSWFSDHSNPGQDDVAQILKDDLYRDPLRYYLTPLWEPRENGSGGSGARAADNGNGDECVVISDSDDEPGEEAGEAEQGHSREEEEEEEEEEEEEEDEEGEEERGPSAGSDDSEQDEEEGEEEA from the exons ATGAGTGAGGTGACGGACTGCAAACAGTCCGCTGACTCCGCGTCGAGGAAGCGGTGTCCGTCCCCGGACCACCACCGCCACGATGATGGAGAAGGCAGCACGATCCCCTGCAAGTCCACAAAAGTAAGCGACGAGTCCAACGAGGCGCTGACGGAAAGTTGTAAAAACAACAGCGAAGCCGAGAGTAAAGCCGGACAGgtgaaagaagcagcagctgttgtcGTGCAAACGGAGCCGGGTTCAGACAGTCAACAGCTGCCCGTCAACAACTCCAAGACTGATGATGGCAACGCGGAGAAACCACACTCCTCAGGTGCACAACAGAGATCTGCTGACACAAAGACTAAACCGGGTCCCTCAGCTCCCCTGGACCAGTCCGACTCAGCGGCCATAGCAGCTGCTGAAGCACTTGCCAGTCTCACGGGAGGAGACGGGGAAGACAGCCAAGAGACTCCTTGCTCATCTGAAAAGGCCAAACAGGTGAAACAGGGGAGCAGGTTCAAACAGCGAGGGGCCCACCACCAGTCCTCCAAGGCGGGCTCCAAAACGCAGGCGGCTGCTGCGGACAGCTCCACGTCTGTGCACAGCACCGACCGAGAGGATGCGGATGACATGCCAGAAGCGGACGAGGGCGACGAATCCATATCTGGATCGTCCTCCACTCCGAGCTCCTCGTTCCCGTCGGACAATGAGGACAATGACGACGGGGAGTGTGCCATCGTGTCCGTTAAGATGGCCCCGGAGATGAGGCAGTCGGTGGCTCTCTTGGCGCAGGTTCAGATGAGGCTGGAAGCTCTGGAGAAGAAGAGCGCCCGGCTCCACCAACGGCTGGAGCTGAAGATCAGTCGTCAGCGGCGCCCACATCTGGATCAGCGCAGCTCCATCGCCAAAACCATCCCCGGTTTCTGGGTGACAGCT CTGTTGAACCACCCACATCTCTCGGCTCACATCGACGAGACGGATGAAGATGCTCTTAGTTACATGACCGATCTTGAG ATCGAGTCCTTCAAGAATAATAAACTAGGCTACAGGATCCGTTTCCACTTCAGACGAAACCCGTACTTCCAGAACAACATCATCATGAAGGAGCTGCACCTCGGCATGGGAG GATCTCCCATGTCGTTCTCCAACCCCATCCTGTGGCACCGTGGACAGAACCTGACGGCCCACAGCGAACCCAGGAAGTCGTCGCGCGGCGTCTACCAGACCTTTTTCAGCTGGTTCAGCGACCATAGCAACCCAGGGCAAGATGATGTAGCACAG ATACTTAAGGACGATCTGTACAGAGACCCTCTGAGATACTACCTCACTCCGCTCTGGGAACCGAGGGAGAACGGCAg tggTGGCAGTGGGGCCCGAGCAGCTGACAACGGTAATGGAGACGAGTGCGTGGTGATCTCCGATTCGGATGATGAGCCCGGCGAGGAAGCGGGCGAGGCCGAACAAGGTCACAGtcgggaggaagaagaagaagaggaagaggaggaggaggaggaagaagatgaagaaggagaggaagagaggggaccAAGTGCTG GTTCTGATGACAGCGagcaggacgaggaggagggcgaggaggaggCCTGA
- the ppp1r3f gene encoding protein phosphatase 1 regulatory subunit 3A isoform X2, with product MSFLTIPNQEGLFTTIKTGRSAEEAASRSTIPDEDDNNDEDDEDDDTEDVHLIPRCSPVPRKRGASIFDETAEYMRIHQALSGGKSVSFADTTGGDLVDVKEFVAFDSDDEEDIARWEEEEAKYRKPEREPTYHVQLEFNAPTGSALLQAVHSNKVEVEQMSPVENEPLAFTGVIRVLNISFHKAVYIRSTMDNWATYFDHPAEYVQGSHDGATDKFSFKLSFAPPYITHGSHIEFVVRYETSDGDYWANNSCMNYVVTLLLSYEDDSAQTNIGVRQKRGILKPPKDYSMNDDFDSEDEQEKEEEEEAGTSKPGLVRPTATCPVIVQPEIDIELIEASATT from the exons atgtcttttttaaccATACCAAATCAAGAGGGCCTTTTTACCACGATTAAAACTGGCAGGTCGGCCGAGGAGGCAGCGAGTAGGTCCACCATACCCGATGAggatgataataatgatgaggatgatgaagacgatgacACCGAGGACGTCCACCTCATCCCAAGATGCTCCCCGGTGCCCAGAAAGCGAGGCGCGTCCATCTTCGATGAGACTGCCGAGTACATGCGCATCCACCAGGCGCTTTCTGGAGGAAAGAGTGTGTCATTCGCCGACACAACAGGTGGAGATCTGGTGGACGTGAAGGAATTTGTTGCGTTTGATTCGGACGACGAAGAGGACATTGCAaggtgggaggaagaggaagcaaaGTATCGAAAGCCAGAGCGAGAACCCACATATCATGTGCAACTAGAGTTTAACGCACCCACTGGCAGTGCCCTGCTGCAGGCTGTGCACAGTAACAAAGTGGAGGTTGAGCAGATGTCTCCAGTTGAGAATGAGCCACTTGCTTTCACTGGGGTAATACGAGTCCTGAACATCTCCTTCCACAAAGCAGTTTACATCAGGTCAACCATGGACAACTGGGCCACTTACTTTGATCACCCAGCAGAGTATGTCCAGGGATCTCATGATGGGGCCACTGATAAGTTCAGCTTCAAGCTGTCATTTGCACCACCATATATCACACACGGCTCTCACATTGAGTTTGTCGTTCGCTATGAAACCTCTGATGGTGACTACTGGGCTAATAACTCCTGTATGAATTATGTGGTAACTCTGCTCCTGTCCTATGAAGACGATTCAGCTCAGACAAACATCGGCGTGCGGCAAAAGAGAGGTATCCTGAAACCTCCCAAAGATTACAG tATGAATGATGATTTTGATTCAGAGGATGAGCAGGAAAAGGAAGAAG AGGAAGAAGCAGGGACCTCCAAGCCGGGACTTGTCAGGCCTACAG